From the genome of Eucalyptus grandis isolate ANBG69807.140 chromosome 2, ASM1654582v1, whole genome shotgun sequence, one region includes:
- the LOC104427260 gene encoding calmodulin-like protein 11, whose protein sequence is MAEALTEDQVADFREAFCLIDKDSDGMITMEELATVIQSLDEHPTKEEVQEMISEVDSVGNGTIDFAEFLNIMGRKMKENVAEELREAFKVFDRDQDGYISASELRNVMMNLGERLTNEEAEQMIREADLDGDGLVSYEEFVRMMMIF, encoded by the exons ATGGCAGAAGCGTTGACAGAAGATCAAGTCGCTGATTTTCGCGAAGCTTTCTGTCTCATCGACAAGGATTCCGACG GCATGATCACTATGGAGGAACTCGCCACGGTGATCCAATCGCTTGATGAGCACCCCACAAAAGAAGAAGTCCAAGAAATGATCAGCGAAGTGGATTCGGTTGGGAACGGTACGATAGACTTTGCAGAGTTCTTGAACATCATGGGGAGGAAAATGAAG GAAAATGTTGCGGAAGAGCTAAGAGAAGCATTCAAAGTGTTTGACAGAGATCAGGATGGATATATATCTGCCAGTGAG CTGAGAAATGTGATGATGAATTTGGGCGAACGGCTCACAAACGAAGAGGCGGAGCAGATGATTAGAGAAGCTGATTTGGACGGCGATGGTCTCGTCAGCTACGAGGAATTcgtgaggatgatgatgatattctAG
- the LOC104427271 gene encoding 2-methyl-6-phytyl-1,4-hydroquinone methyltransferase, chloroplastic, protein MASSLLNGAEYAGLMRRVSPKGLGFGGSGLGGKNLNLRRLALVSPARIGVVKRAVPRCSVSASRPASQPRFIQHKKEAFWFYRFLSIVYDHIINPGHWTEDMRDDALEPADLYDRNMVVVDVGGGTGFTTLGIVKHVDAKNVTILDQSPHQLAKARQKEPLKECKIIEGDAEDLPFKTDYADRYISAGSIEYWPDPQRGIREAYRVLKLGGKACLIGPVYPTFWLSRFFADAWMLFPKEEEYIEWFEKAGFKDIQLKRIGPKWYRGVRRHGLIMGCSVTGVKPASGDSPLQLGPKAEDVSKPVNPFVFLLRFLLGAMAATYYVLVPIYMWLKDQIVPKGRPI, encoded by the exons ATGGCTTCTTCGCTGCTTAATGGAGCTGAATACGCGGGATTGATGAGGAGGGTGTCCCCAAAAGGGTTGGGCTTTGGGGGGTCGGGTCTTGGTgggaagaatctgaacctgcgcAGATTGGCCCTAGTGTCGCCCGCTAGGATTGGGGTTGTGAAGAGAGCGGTGCCCAGATGTAGCGTATCAGCTTCTAGGCCTGCTTCACAGCCTAGGTTCATACAGCACAAGAAGGAGGCGTTTTGGTTCTACAGGTTCCTCTCGATTGTGTATGACCACATTATAAACCCTGGACACTGGACCGAGGACATGCGGGATGACGCGCTCGAGCCGGCCGACCTCTATGATAGGAACATGGTAGTGGTCGATGTCGGTGGTGGGACTGGTTTTACCACTCTAGGTATAGTTAAGCATGTGGATGCGAAGAATGTCACAATCCTCGACCAGTCGCCACATCAGCTCGCCAAGGCCAGGCAGAAGGAGCCCCTGAAGGAGTGCAAAATCATTGAGGGGGATGCGGAGGATCTCCCATTTAAGACTGACTACGCAGACCGATACATTTCGGCAGGAAG TATTGAGTATTGGCCAGATCCCCAGCGTGGTATTAGGGAAGCCTACAGAGTGCTGAAACTGGGAGGAAAGGCATGTCTTATAGGCCCGGTGTACCCAACATTCTGGTTGTCTCGCTTCTTTGCTGATGCGTGGATGCTCTTTCCGAAGGAGGAAGAATACATTGAGTGGTTTGAGAAGGCTGGGTTCAAGGATATCCAGCTGAAAAGGATTGGCCCAAAATGGTACCGCGGTGTTCGCCGGCATGGGTTGATCATGGGGTGTTCTGTGACAGGTGTTAAACCTGCGTCTGGGGATTCTCCTTTACAG CTTGGTCCAAAGGCAGAAGATGTCTCGAAGCCTGTGAACCCGTTCGTGTTCCTGCTGCGGTTCCTTTTGGGTGCAATGGCCGCTACCTATTATGTACTAGTCCCAATATACATGTGGCTGAAAGATCAGATTGTGCCCAAAGGTAGACCcatctaa